From the genome of Bos indicus x Bos taurus breed Angus x Brahman F1 hybrid unplaced genomic scaffold, Bos_hybrid_MaternalHap_v2.0 tig00011892_arrow_arrow_obj, whole genome shotgun sequence, one region includes:
- the LOC113889382 gene encoding uncharacterized protein LOC113889382, giving the protein MADLIKEVKEEETEIEIDAFHLQQQASSANERKRKNTDQSDGLDSQKIRKPTRKVKSTLQRNPGRKKKGKKSANPVFYHHPQNKKKNESGPMADEEPPEDSSNTSDDSASKPLCPPGAQDAEPSAVTPGKAKAE; this is encoded by the exons ATGGCAGACCTAATTAAGGAagtgaaggaggaggaaacagaaatcgAGATAGACgctttccatttgcagcaacaagctTCAAGTGCTAacgaaaggaagagaaagaacactGATCAGTCCGATGGCTTGGACAGTCAGAAG ATACGAAAGCCCACGAGGAAGGTAAAATCAACCCTTCAGCGGAATCCGGGccggaaaaagaaagggaagaagtcgGCGAATCCAGTCTTCTACCACCACCcgcagaataaaaagaagaatgaaagtggGCCAATGGCGGATGAAGAACCCCCAGAGGATTCTTCCAACACTTCTGACGATTCTGCAAGTAAGCCCCTGTGCCCACCTGGAGCCCAAGATGCTGAGCCATCTGCTGTAActccaggaaaagcaaaggcagaatag